The sequence GAACATATTTATCTCCAACCCCCGTTCTAACAAGGTTTATTCCATGTTCTTTTAAATATTCTTCAAATCCTAAATTACTCATTATAGTTGCAACAACAGTATTTTCAGATAATCTATTCTGTTTTTTTAATTTAAAAGCATTTATAGCCATAAGTTTATCTCCATCTACTAAATTACCTTTAGAATCTAAGAAAAGACATCTATCAGCATCTCCATCAAAAAGAATTCCAAAATCATAATTACCTTTTTTTATTTTATCAGATAAAAAATCAGGAGCAGTAGATCCACAATTTTGATTTATATTAAAACCATCTGGCTCATTGTTGAAAACAGTATAATTTAAATTTAAATTATTTAAAATACTTTCAATTACTGAACCAGCTGCACCATTTCCAACATCAATAGCTATTTTATAATTTAAATTTAAATTTTTATATATACTTTTCACATATTCTATATATTTATCTTTTCCTCCATTAATGATAAATTCTTCTACATCACCATATGGTGCATATTCCATATTTTCAGATAATATAATGTTTTCAAGATCAACTTCTTCTTCATCTGGTATTTTAAATCCTTCGCATAAAACCTTCAACCCATTATAAGTAGAAGGATTATGAGATGCTGAAATCATTATTCCAACAGTTTTTTCTTTTTTTGTAAGATATGCCAAAGATGGAGTAGGTATAACTCCACACGATTCCACTTTCATTCCTGCTGCTACAGCTCCAGAAGCTATAGCTATTTCAAACATTTTACCTGAATTTCTTGTATCCATTGCTATTAAAAGCCTATCATATTTACCATTATAAAGTCTTGCAACAGCATTTCCAACTCTCATAGCTAATTCAACTGTAAGTTCCTCATTAACTATTCCTCTAATACCATCTGTTCCAAAGAGTCTTTTCAAAAGAATCACTCCCATCCTAAACGATTTATTACATCAAATTCAATTATACCGCAAGGTTTTTTTATTTCAAAATAAAAAATAAAAGACTTTTGAATATTTAGTATATCAAAAGTCTTTTATTAAATATTTTATCCTTTTACAGCACCAGAAGTCAATCCTTCTACTATTTTATTTTGAAATATTAAAACAAGTATAACCAAAGGAACTGTTATCATAACAGATGCAGCCATCAATTGCCCCCAAGGTTGTTCATACTGTGATGCTCCTGTAAACATAGAAATAGCTACTGGAACTGTAAACATTTCAGGATTTATAACAAAAGTTAAAGCAAACATAAATTCATTCCAAGCACTTATAAAAGTTAAGAGACCAGTTGTAACTATAGCCGGTCCAGATAAAGGCAAAACAATTCTCCATAAAGTTTCGAACTTCGAGCATCCATCTATATAAGCAGATTCTTCAACAGATAAAGGTAAATCTCTAAAAAAGTTTTGTAAAATCCATGTTGTAAGAGGTAAGGTAATCGCTGTATAAGGTATTATAAGTCCTGGATAAGTATCTATAAGATTCATATTTCTTAATAGTTGATAAAGTCCTCCAAGGATTGAAACCTGAGGAAACATTGAAACAGCTAAAATACTTCCCATAATAAATATTTTTCCAGGTATTTTTAATCTTGCAACAGCATACCCTGCAAAAGATCCTATTATTAAAGATAATATCGTAGTAGATCCTGCAACTACAATTGAATTCCATATATTTCTTAAAAAATTATGCTCTTTAAAAACATTTATATAATGTTCAAAAGTAAATTCTGGTGGTATCAAATTAAAATTCTCTGAAAAAAGTAATTTATTACTTGTAAAAGAACTTCTTATTGCCCAATAAAATGGAAAAACAAAATATATGAATATTATAATAACAAAAATATATAAAATAATTTTTTCTAATCTTTTTTTTCCTTTCATTCCAATTCTCATATAAATCCCCCCATCAGTCTATTTTTAATTTCATAGTTTTGATATAAATAAGTGTAAAAACTCCAATAATCAAAAATATAATAACCGATAAGGCTGATCCATATCCAAAAAGACCTCTTGGAGAAAATATATTATCCATAAGTAAACTTCTATTGTATACAGACATTGTTTCTGTTTGTTGTAAACCAGGAGTCATTATATATACAATATCAAAAACTCTTAATGCATCTAAGGTTCTAAATATAAGAGTAACAGCAATGGTAGGTTTCAATATTGGTAAAGTTATACTTGTAAATTGCTTCCATTTTGTTGCACCATCTATTCTGGAAGCCTCATAAAGTTCTCCAGGTATTAACTGCAGTCCAGCTAACAATAAAAGAGCTACGAAAGGAGTTGTCTTCCAAACATCGACAGCAACAATAGCATTTAAAGCAAGTTTTGGATCGGCTAATATTGGTGTTCCTTGTTCTAATATTCCTAAAGTATAAAATAAATTACTTATAACTCCATATTGATCATTAAACATCCATCTCCACATTTGAGATGAAATAACTGTCGGTACAGCCCAGGGAATTAACATTGCAGCTCTCATAAATCCTCTAAACTTAAATTTCGCATTTAAAATTAATGCAACACCTAAACCAATTAAAAATTCAAATAAAACAGAAAAAAATGAAAAGTATATAGTGTTCCATAGAGAAGCTAAAAATCTACTATCTTGAAACAAATCTATATAATTTTTAAATCCTAAAAACTCTCTTTCAAATCCAGGTCTTAATGACCATTTAAAAAAAGAATCATAAAAAGTTTGTATCAAAGGTATAAAAGCCGTTATACCTATTGCAATTAAAGCTGGTATTATTAGCCAAAAAGCTAATTTCATATCTTTTTTATTATAATTGTTCATTAAAAACACCCTCCTCTTTTAAAAAACGGTAAGACGGATAAAATCCGCTTACCGTCAATAAAAAATTATTTTTACATTATTTCTTTTAAAGAATTTATTAAATCATCTACTGCTTTTTCAGGTGTTTTTATTCCTCTTAAAACATTACTTGTTTCTGTATATATTTCTCTACTAACTTCAGAGTAAACTGGAGTTACAGGTCTTGGTTCTGCATTTATAAATACATCATAAAGTTCAACCATGAAAGGAATTTCTTCTTTTATTCTTGGATCATTATAAACAGCTTTTCTCGTTGGATTTTGAGTAACTCCTAAAGCTTTTACAACTTGTTGTTCAGGGCTTGTAAGGAATTTTATTAATTTCTTAGCAGCTTCTATTTGAGATTTTGATGCATTACCATTTATTGCAAGGTTCCATCCACCTAAAGTTGCAGAATTTCTTCCTTCTGGGTTAGATCCCTTAGGTAAAGGAGATACTCCAACTTTTCCTGCTATTTTTGAAGAATCTCCATTTACTAAAGTCCAAGCATATGGCCAATTTCTCATAAAAACAGCATCTCCATTTTGGAATAATCTTCTTGCTTCTTCTTCCATATAAGTGGTTACACCTTTTCTTGTAACACCATCATCTATCAATTTTTTCATATAATTTAAAGCTATTATAGTTCTTTCTTTGTTTTCTGGTTTATCAAGAACAACTTCACCATTTTCAACTATAGCTCCACCATGTGAATGTATAAATTCCATAACATCACATGTAAGACCTTCATAAGAAGCTCCTTGCCATATAAATCCATCTATTTTTTCTTTGTTTGAAATATCTTTTGCTATATTATAAAGTTCATCCCAAGTTTTTGGAACATCATAACCATATTTATCTAATAAATCTTTTCTATAATAAAGCAATCCAGCATCTGTAAACCAAGGTATTGCAACTACTTTATTCTTATAAGTTACGGATTTAACTGTACCTTCTAAGAATTTATCGAGTTCAAAATAATCATAATCAGATGTTAAATCTGCTAAAAAAGGTTCAAATTCAGCTGGCCATATTACATCAAGCATCAAAACTGTTGGATCTGGTGTTCCAGAAGCAAGATATGTAACATACAAATCATGTCTTGATGTTGAAGAATTTGGCATAGGTAAAACTTTTACACTTATATCAGGATTTAATTTTTCAAACTCTTCTACTTGTTTATAAAGAACTTCAAGCTCTTTACCAACTGCTCCAGCAGTCATAGAAATATTTACTGAGAAAACGTTTACAAAAAGTAATAATATAAAAATAAATAATAACCCTTTTTTCACTTAATCCACCTCCCAAGTAATGTAGAACATCATTTTATAATACAATTATAAAATTTTTAACATCATTATAAAAATCTAATTAACATCAATTATATAGAAATATTAGCTTTTATTCATAAATAAAACGTTTTTTTTACATTTTCCTCATTGCATGCATGAAATTTTTTTTGATATAATATTAATGAAATAAAATTTTTTTCAAAAAGGAGCGATCAAAATATGGATTTTATATCGTATGGAGAAGTTTTAATAGATTTAATATCAAGTGATTATATAGAAAATTTAAAAGATTCTCTATCTTTTAAAAAATATTTTGGAGGATCTCCAGCAAATATTTGTATTAATTTATCAAAATTAAATGTAAAAACTGCTTTGATATCAAAAATTGGAAATGATCCTTTTGGAAATTTCATACTTGAAAAGCTTAAAAAAAATAATATAAATACTTCTGGAATAACTATAAGTGAAGATAATAATACAGATATTGTAACAGTTTTAAAGTCAAAAAAAACACCAAAATTTCATGCTTATAGATCTTCTTCATTGAATTTAGAACTAAATGATAAAGCTTTAAATTTAGTTTCTCAATCAAAAATTCTTCATATATCTTCTTGGGCATTATCAACAGATCATAATTTAAAAAATACATTTAATATATTAAAAAAAGCTAAAGAAAATAATTTATTTATTGGATTCGATCCAAATTATAGAAAAATTTTGTGGAAGAGTTCTGATAATATAATAAATATATTAAAAAAAATACTTCCTTATATAAATTTAATAAAACCCTCTGAAGATGATTGCGAAAGCATTTTTGGAAAAAATACTTTAGATTCTTATATAAATGAATTTTTTAGTTTGGGAGCAAAGAATATAGTACTAACTTTAGGAGAAAAAGGTGCTATATACATAAATAATAAAAACAAATCATTAAAAATTCCTTCTACTATAAAAGAGGTTATAGATACAACAGGGGCAGGAGATGCTTTTTGGTCTGGAATATACTATGGAATAATGAACAATAAAACAATAGAAGATTCTTTATACTTTGGAAGATCCTTTGCAGAAGAAAGTTTAAAAAATATAGGTGCAGAATTCGATATATCAAATTTAAAAAAGCTCTAATTTGAAAGGAGTCTTATATATGAAAATTGGTTTTATAAATCCTCAAGGTAATTTTGATAACTTTGATTCTCATTTAACAGAACATCCAGATTTTGGGGGTCAATTAATATATGTAAAAGAATTGGCTATGGCTATGTCAAAATTGGGTATAAAAGTTGATATAATAACAAGAAAAATAGTTGATGATAAATGGCCAGAATTCAGTAAGTCTATAGATTATTATGATAATTATAATAATTTAAGAATTATACGATTAGAGTTTGGAGGTAATAAATTTCTACAAAAAGAAAAAATTTGGCCTTATTTAAATGAATTTTCAAACCAAATAATAAAATTCTATGGCAATGAAATACCAGATTTTTTTACAACTCATTATGCCGATGGAGGATATACGGGAGCTCTACTGAAAAAATATATAAACAAACCTTTTTCTTTTACAGCTCATTCATTAGGAGCTCAGAAAATGGATAAATTAAATGTAAATGAATTTAATTATATCAAATATGATAAAGATTTTAATTTTACAAAAAGAATAAATGCTGAAAAATTATCAATAAAATATTGTGATTTTATATCTGTTTCAACTGTTCAAGAAAAAGAAGAACAATATATGCATGATTATTATAAAGAAATTTCTCAAACAAATTTAGAAAAATTTAATTTAATTCCTCCTGGAGTTAATACAAAAATTTTTAATCCTGATTTAAATATATCAAAAGAACTTAAGTTATATTTAGATTCCAAAATAAAAAATTATAAAAATTTAATAATTCTTTCGAGTAGATTAGAATTCAAAAAAAATCATTTAAATGCTTTAAAAGCTTTCATTGAAAACAAAAATTTAAATAATTTCTCAAAAATGGTTATTGTTCTAAGAAATATAGATAACCCCTTTGAAATAGATAAATTAAATGATTCAGATAGAAATATAATTAAGCCTATGATAGATTTGATATTAAAAAATAATATAGAAAATAAAATTATCTTTTTAAACATTAAATCTCAAAAAGATCTTGCATGTACATACTCTTATTTGAGAAAAAATAAAGCTATTTTTTGTTTGCCATCTTTTTATGAGCCTTTTGGTTTAGCACCATTAGAAGCTGCTGCATGTAAATTGCCCATCGTTGCAACAAAAAATGGTGGACCAAAAGAGATTTTCAAAAATAAAGAAGGTATTTTAATAGATCCAGAAAATCCACAAAATATTGCTGAAGGATTTTTAACTTGTTTTAAAGATTATTTAAAATACTCTGATAAATCATATAATTTAGTTATAAATAATTATACTTGGGAAAAAACAGCAGAAAAATACTTAAAACTAATAGAAAATAATAAACTATATATCAAAAATAAATTCTTGGATTTAAATTTAGATAAAAAAATAATCGAGAAGATATAATCTTCTCGATTATTTTAAAATTGATAAGTTGCATTCAAAGCTATTTTACCTTTCATTTCATTAGATATATGATCATAATAATTTATATATGAAAGACTCAATCCAGTAAGCAAATTATAGTTTAAAGAATATTCAAACTGTGTATTCTTGTTGAATATTTCTTTAAAAATATCAAAAACAAATTCATTATTTTCTAATATTCTGTTATAACTCATTTCAAAAGAAAAAGGGTATTCTGAAATAGGTGATTTTAAATAAACTTTTGAATATATCTTTTGATTTTGAATTTCACTAAAATTAAAAGGAACTTCATAACTATATCTTAAATATGAATCTAAAATATCATCATATCTAAATGATATATCATAAATACCTCCCAATCTTTCTTCTTCAGATAATACTAAAAAATCATAATTTTGAGCTAAATTATTTGTTTTTTCATAATTATTGTCCAAATAATTTAAATTTGAATATTTACTTAAATATATTATAGGCAAAGCTCTTAAATCAACGTATTCAAAACTTATAGCTGCTCCTAATCCTCCTAAAAAACCAACGGTATCTCCATATACAAGATTATTTTTTTCTGCTTTTGTATATATAACACTTCCTTCAACACCTAAATTTAAAGGTCCAAAAGGTTTATATACATTCAAAATTGATACTATATCAGTATGATAATCTGAATATGGATAATTAGTTGCAATTAAAATTCCCATATTAAAAATATCAAAATTATAATCTAAATTAACCCATGATAAAGTTGCTGAATTTTTTGTGGTAAATGGAAAATAAGTTGTAATTTCATATGGATAATGAACTGAAAAATTATATTCATCTTCTTTAAAGATCTTCAAATCAAAAGATTTTGCAAGTTTTTTTGAGTATCTATACATAGTTGTTCCTAAACCATGTGTATATTCATTCATAAATGAATATTTAAAATTTGCAAAATCAGTAGAAATCTCTAAATAATTTATAGAAAACATATTATATACATTGGTACTATCTTCTGTATATCTATTTGGAACTCCATAATAAAATTTACCACCTATTTCATTTTGATATAAATTAACACCAGGTCCTATTTTTAAAGTTCCAAAATCCATCACAGGAGTCACTGAATAAAATAAATAATTTGTATTTTCTTCATTATAAGTAGTAAATATTGGTTTTATACTGAGATTAAATGAATAAATTAAAATCCCTAAAAATAAATAAACTAAAATCAATCCCTTTTTCATAAAAATGGTTCCTCCTTTTTTAATTCATCAGCAGCTTTTTCTGGAGAAACAGAATTTATATAAAATCCTGTTCCCCATTCAAATCCAGCTATATTAGTAATTCGGGGTATTATTTCTATATGCCAATGGTATTCTTTACTACAATCCTCTCCAAAAGGTGCCGTATGAATAAGCATATTATAAGGAGGATTATTCAAAACTTTAAAAAATCTGGAATAAAAATTTTTAGAAACTTCAGCCAATTCTTTTACTATATCTTCATTTTTTTCTAATTCTCCAAAATCATGCGAATGAAATCTCGGCATAATCCATGTTTCATAAGGAAATCTTGAAGCATAAGGTTCAAATACTATAAAATTTTCACTTTTAAAAATAATTCTTTCATTTACTTCTTCTTCATATTTAACAATATCACAAAAAACACATCTGTTTTTAAAATTAAAATATTTTTTTGCACCTTCTATTTCATCTATAAGATTAACAGGAACAATACTCGTAGCTATTAATTGAGAATGTGGATGAACTAAAGAGGCTCCTGCTTTTTTACCATAATTTTTAAATATCTGTATATACTTAATTCTTTTATCTTCTTTTAAAGAATTAAATCTTTTTAAATATGCCCAAAAAACTTCTTCCATTTGTTTCAATGAAAAATGAGATACATTAGTATTATGTTCTGGTGTTTCTATTATTACTTCATGATATCCAAATCCCGATACTCTATCATAAATTCCATAAGGTGATTTATCTAAAATTATATTTTCTTTTAGAGCTGAAAATTTATTTGGAACAACTCTAACCCACCATCCTGATTCATTAGCCTTACTATCTGGACTTCTAAACGAAAGAAGTTCATTAGGAGTACTATTTTCATTTCCATAATCAAAAGGGCAATAAAGTTCTTCTATACGCTCTTCTTCTACATAATTCATAGGTCTTTTAGCTCTATCTTCAGATATTATTACCCATCTATTGGTTAGAGGATCTTTTCTTAATTCACTCAATCCTCTCCACCTCTTGATAACTCCAAAGCCACTTTATAAAGATGTTCATAATTTAAAGCTGTAGTTTCATATGAAAAATTACTTTTCATACAATTATCGAACAATTTCTTCCATTCTTTATTTCTTTTTTTATAATAAAAGACTGCTTTAGTTATGGCATTTAAAAGATCTTTAGAAGTATAATCATAAAAACCAAATCCATTTCCATTTCCTTCTTCATAAAATTCAATAACAGTATCTGCCAATCCTCCAGTATATCTAACAATTGGTACAGTTCCATATCTCATAGAATACATTTGACCAAGTCCACATGGTTCATATAAAGAAGGCATTAAAAACATATCTGATCCAGCATATATTTTTTGAGCGAGATCTAAATCAAAGAATAAATTCGAACTTACTTGTTTGGGATACCTTTTTGAAAGTTCATTAAAAAAATCTTCATATTTTTTATCTCCAGTTCCTAAAATCACAAACTGAAAATCAAGTGCAAGAGAATATTCAATTATTTCTTGTATTAAATCAAGTCCTTTTTGATCATATAATCTACTTATAAGAGAAGTAACTGGAACATCTTTAGAAATTTTTAAACCAAGTTTCTCTTGAAGTTTTAATTTATTTTCTATTTTATCATTATAATTTTTTATAGGTTTAAATATTCTTTTATCAGTTAAAGGATTATATTCCTCATAATCAATTCCATTGATTATTCCATATAAAAAGTCTTTTTTACTCCTTAATACTCCATCAAGCTGATATCCAAACTCGGCTGTTTGTATTTCCTCGGCATAAGTTTTACTAACTGTGTTAACTATATCAGAATATATGATTCCGAGTTTAAGATAATTTGTATATCCATAAAATTCTGCATATTCTGGATTAAATATAAAATCTGGTAGTCCAGTAAGATCAAATTTATCTCTCGTAAATATACCTTGATATCCAAGATTATGAATTGTGAGAACTGTTTTAATATTTCCTAATATATCATCTAAAAAATAATTATTTTTTAGATATGCTGGTATTAAAGATGTTTGCCAATCATTAACATTTATTAAATCTGTATCTGGATGTATTTCTTTAATAAATTTCAAAACACTATCACAAAAATATGAACTTTGAAGTGCTAAATCTCTTCCACCATATATATCTTTTGTATTAAATAATTCATTATTTTTTATAAAATAGACAACTACATCACTCTCTGGTAATTTTCCTTCATAAACTGAAAAAGGTTGTTTGAGTTCATGAGAAAGAGGCACAAAATCTTCAGAAATAAGTTTTAAATTATTGAAATTGTCTCTAATAACTTTATGAAAAGGCATAACAACAAAAACATTATTTTTTCTTTTCTTTAAATATTTTGGCAAAGCTCCTGCAACATCTGCAAGACCTCCTACTTTTGCAAAAGGTACAACCTCAAAAGAAACATAAGCAATTTTCATATTAACCCTCCCAAAATTTTATTTTATTGAGTAAGGTGCATCATGAGTAAATACAATCCAATCACTAATATCATAATATTTTTTTACTATATTAGCCACCTCATCCGTTCTTAAACCTCTCATAATATCATATAATTCTATTCTCGTCATGCATATATCTCCTGGAAAAAAAACTTTTCCCATATTTTCTGTTTTTATGTAAAAAGAACAATGTTCTTTACTATGAAAAGGAGTATGTACGACTTCTATTGACTCAAATAATATATCACCATTATCAAATTTTTTCTCTCTTTTTTTTATATCTTCAATCATATTAATATAAGATTGAGAAGAAAAATCTCCAAATTTATTAAAATTTTTATTATCGTATAATTTATGAACATTAACAATGGCATTTTTAAAATAAATAGAATTTTTTGCATGATCCAAATGGGCATGACTCAAAAGAATATCTGTAATATCATCCGATTTTAAATTTAATTCTTGAAATTTTTCTTCTAAAAATCTTAAGGAAGGTTCATATCCAGGTTCCATTATTATTTTTTTGTTTTTATGCTCTAAAAGACATATAGTTGCATAACTTCCTTGTATACGTTCAGGTATCCATAAAGTTCCACCTGGTATTAAAACCTTTAATATCATAAAAGACCTCCTCAAATATAATCAATATTTTCTTCAAAAATCGCATCATATTCAATATTATTTTTTTCAAAAATATCAGAAACAATATTCACATTTTGTATATCTAATTTTAAGGTTATAGACCTTTTTGAATTAACATTTTTTGATGTCATCAAAGAAAGTACATTTATATCTTCTTTAGCAAGTAATTGAAGTATATTATTGAGTTGACCAGGCTTATCTTTTCTTGTTAAAATAATTTTAGTTCCAGATTCATCCATAGCTGAAATACTTCTAAAAGCTCTTAATATTTCAAAGAAACCAAATATACCCAATGGAATCATTTCAGAATCAACTACAGGTAACACTTTTATATGATTTTCAAGCATTATATTCAAAGCATCTTCAACTAAATCATCATCAAATAAAAAATATTCTACAGGATCAAGAATTTCATATAATTTCATATTCTCATCAAATTTACTCAAAAATTCGAGTTCTTCCTTTGTAATCATATTATACAAAGTATTATCATTTCTCAAAATTGCTATATTATCTCCAAGATCAGATAGCTTCTCATAAAATTCTCTTAAAGTAGAATTTAAATATACATAATGAAAAGATTTAGAATACCATTTTCGAACATACATTCTAACACCTCTCGATTGTTCTTT is a genomic window of Oceanotoga teriensis containing:
- a CDS encoding phosphoglucosamine mutase, producing the protein MKRLFGTDGIRGIVNEELTVELAMRVGNAVARLYNGKYDRLLIAMDTRNSGKMFEIAIASGAVAAGMKVESCGVIPTPSLAYLTKKEKTVGIMISASHNPSTYNGLKVLCEGFKIPDEEEVDLENIILSENMEYAPYGDVEEFIINGGKDKYIEYVKSIYKNLNLNYKIAIDVGNGAAGSVIESILNNLNLNYTVFNNEPDGFNINQNCGSTAPDFLSDKIKKGNYDFGILFDGDADRCLFLDSKGNLVDGDKLMAINAFKLKKQNRLSENTVVATIMSNLGFEEYLKEHGINLVRTGVGDKYVLQRMIDNNFTIGGEQSGHIIFMDRSTTGDGLITALETLDTMKFFEKTIDELICEIPSYPQLLKNVSVKNKKDVMKDERIEKLKEKYENISGLKLVLRPSGTEHKIRVMAEGKDAEKVNSIVYEFVELIELIDKEY
- a CDS encoding carbohydrate ABC transporter permease — translated: MRIGMKGKKRLEKIILYIFVIIIFIYFVFPFYWAIRSSFTSNKLLFSENFNLIPPEFTFEHYINVFKEHNFLRNIWNSIVVAGSTTILSLIIGSFAGYAVARLKIPGKIFIMGSILAVSMFPQVSILGGLYQLLRNMNLIDTYPGLIIPYTAITLPLTTWILQNFFRDLPLSVEESAYIDGCSKFETLWRIVLPLSGPAIVTTGLLTFISAWNEFMFALTFVINPEMFTVPVAISMFTGASQYEQPWGQLMAASVMITVPLVILVLIFQNKIVEGLTSGAVKG
- a CDS encoding carbohydrate ABC transporter permease — protein: MNNYNKKDMKLAFWLIIPALIAIGITAFIPLIQTFYDSFFKWSLRPGFEREFLGFKNYIDLFQDSRFLASLWNTIYFSFFSVLFEFLIGLGVALILNAKFKFRGFMRAAMLIPWAVPTVISSQMWRWMFNDQYGVISNLFYTLGILEQGTPILADPKLALNAIVAVDVWKTTPFVALLLLAGLQLIPGELYEASRIDGATKWKQFTSITLPILKPTIAVTLIFRTLDALRVFDIVYIMTPGLQQTETMSVYNRSLLMDNIFSPRGLFGYGSALSVIIFLIIGVFTLIYIKTMKLKID
- a CDS encoding ABC transporter substrate-binding protein; translated protein: MKKGLLFIFILLLFVNVFSVNISMTAGAVGKELEVLYKQVEEFEKLNPDISVKVLPMPNSSTSRHDLYVTYLASGTPDPTVLMLDVIWPAEFEPFLADLTSDYDYFELDKFLEGTVKSVTYKNKVVAIPWFTDAGLLYYRKDLLDKYGYDVPKTWDELYNIAKDISNKEKIDGFIWQGASYEGLTCDVMEFIHSHGGAIVENGEVVLDKPENKERTIIALNYMKKLIDDGVTRKGVTTYMEEEARRLFQNGDAVFMRNWPYAWTLVNGDSSKIAGKVGVSPLPKGSNPEGRNSATLGGWNLAINGNASKSQIEAAKKLIKFLTSPEQQVVKALGVTQNPTRKAVYNDPRIKEEIPFMVELYDVFINAEPRPVTPVYSEVSREIYTETSNVLRGIKTPEKAVDDLINSLKEIM
- a CDS encoding carbohydrate kinase family protein codes for the protein MDFISYGEVLIDLISSDYIENLKDSLSFKKYFGGSPANICINLSKLNVKTALISKIGNDPFGNFILEKLKKNNINTSGITISEDNNTDIVTVLKSKKTPKFHAYRSSSLNLELNDKALNLVSQSKILHISSWALSTDHNLKNTFNILKKAKENNLFIGFDPNYRKILWKSSDNIINILKKILPYINLIKPSEDDCESIFGKNTLDSYINEFFSLGAKNIVLTLGEKGAIYINNKNKSLKIPSTIKEVIDTTGAGDAFWSGIYYGIMNNKTIEDSLYFGRSFAEESLKNIGAEFDISNLKKL
- a CDS encoding glycosyltransferase; amino-acid sequence: MKIGFINPQGNFDNFDSHLTEHPDFGGQLIYVKELAMAMSKLGIKVDIITRKIVDDKWPEFSKSIDYYDNYNNLRIIRLEFGGNKFLQKEKIWPYLNEFSNQIIKFYGNEIPDFFTTHYADGGYTGALLKKYINKPFSFTAHSLGAQKMDKLNVNEFNYIKYDKDFNFTKRINAEKLSIKYCDFISVSTVQEKEEQYMHDYYKEISQTNLEKFNLIPPGVNTKIFNPDLNISKELKLYLDSKIKNYKNLIILSSRLEFKKNHLNALKAFIENKNLNNFSKMVIVLRNIDNPFEIDKLNDSDRNIIKPMIDLILKNNIENKIIFLNIKSQKDLACTYSYLRKNKAIFCLPSFYEPFGLAPLEAAACKLPIVATKNGGPKEIFKNKEGILIDPENPQNIAEGFLTCFKDYLKYSDKSYNLVINNYTWEKTAEKYLKLIENNKLYIKNKFLDLNLDKKIIEKI
- the galT gene encoding galactose-1-phosphate uridylyltransferase; the protein is MSELRKDPLTNRWVIISEDRAKRPMNYVEEERIEELYCPFDYGNENSTPNELLSFRSPDSKANESGWWVRVVPNKFSALKENIILDKSPYGIYDRVSGFGYHEVIIETPEHNTNVSHFSLKQMEEVFWAYLKRFNSLKEDKRIKYIQIFKNYGKKAGASLVHPHSQLIATSIVPVNLIDEIEGAKKYFNFKNRCVFCDIVKYEEEVNERIIFKSENFIVFEPYASRFPYETWIMPRFHSHDFGELEKNEDIVKELAEVSKNFYSRFFKVLNNPPYNMLIHTAPFGEDCSKEYHWHIEIIPRITNIAGFEWGTGFYINSVSPEKAADELKKEEPFL
- a CDS encoding glycogen synthase encodes the protein MKIAYVSFEVVPFAKVGGLADVAGALPKYLKKRKNNVFVVMPFHKVIRDNFNNLKLISEDFVPLSHELKQPFSVYEGKLPESDVVVYFIKNNELFNTKDIYGGRDLALQSSYFCDSVLKFIKEIHPDTDLINVNDWQTSLIPAYLKNNYFLDDILGNIKTVLTIHNLGYQGIFTRDKFDLTGLPDFIFNPEYAEFYGYTNYLKLGIIYSDIVNTVSKTYAEEIQTAEFGYQLDGVLRSKKDFLYGIINGIDYEEYNPLTDKRIFKPIKNYNDKIENKLKLQEKLGLKISKDVPVTSLISRLYDQKGLDLIQEIIEYSLALDFQFVILGTGDKKYEDFFNELSKRYPKQVSSNLFFDLDLAQKIYAGSDMFLMPSLYEPCGLGQMYSMRYGTVPIVRYTGGLADTVIEFYEEGNGNGFGFYDYTSKDLLNAITKAVFYYKKRNKEWKKLFDNCMKSNFSYETTALNYEHLYKVALELSRGGED
- a CDS encoding MBL fold metallo-hydrolase, coding for MILKVLIPGGTLWIPERIQGSYATICLLEHKNKKIIMEPGYEPSLRFLEEKFQELNLKSDDITDILLSHAHLDHAKNSIYFKNAIVNVHKLYDNKNFNKFGDFSSQSYINMIEDIKKREKKFDNGDILFESIEVVHTPFHSKEHCSFYIKTENMGKVFFPGDICMTRIELYDIMRGLRTDEVANIVKKYYDISDWIVFTHDAPYSIK
- a CDS encoding CBS domain-containing protein produces the protein MYVRKWYSKSFHYVYLNSTLREFYEKLSDLGDNIAILRNDNTLYNMITKEELEFLSKFDENMKLYEILDPVEYFLFDDDLVEDALNIMLENHIKVLPVVDSEMIPLGIFGFFEILRAFRSISAMDESGTKIILTRKDKPGQLNNILQLLAKEDINVLSLMTSKNVNSKRSITLKLDIQNVNIVSDIFEKNNIEYDAIFEENIDYI